One window of the Puntigrus tetrazona isolate hp1 chromosome 13, ASM1883169v1, whole genome shotgun sequence genome contains the following:
- the cxcl12a gene encoding chemokine (C-X-C motif) ligand 12a (stromal cell-derived factor 1): MDLKVIVIFALMAVVIHAPVSNAKPISLVERCWCRSTVNTVPQRSIRELKFLHTPNCPFQVIAKLKNNKEVCINPETKWLQQYLRNAMNKMKKAQQQQS, from the exons ATGGATCTGAAAGTGATCGTAATATTCGCTCTGATGGCGGTCGTCATTCACGCACCCGTTTCAAATG CCAAGCCCATCAGCTTGGTAGAAAGATGCTGGTGCCGTTCCACAGTCAACACAGTCCCACAGAGAAGCATTCGCGAGCTCAAGTTCCTCCACACACCGAACTGCCCCTTCCAAGTCAT TGCCAAACTGAAGAACAACAAGGAGGTGTGCATTAACCCAGAGACCAAATGGCTGCAACAGTACCTAAGGAACGCCATGAACAA